Proteins encoded by one window of Polaribacter haliotis:
- the hemC gene encoding hydroxymethylbilane synthase, translated as MQKVIRIGTRDSKLALWQANKVREKLTELGYETVIVPIKSMGDIVLDKPLYELGITGVFTKNLDIAMLNGDIDIAVHSLKDVPTALPEGIVQAAVLKRGNYNDILVLKDTEEFFGQPNGIIATGSLRRKAMWLNRYPTHKVEDLRGNVNTRLQKLEDSETWNGAVFAAAGLERLKIRPETSVDLSWMISAPGQGTVMIAALENDDYVLDACEQLNDHQTKVCVGIEREFLRLLEGGCTAPIGALAYVDARTEEINFKGVLLKKDGSKKLTVNKTAKLGSHKFLAKDCADYIINRGGKELILEDIEGESLIENKVYSTKKLSEIQKKTLPSAIGIEDSDFIKIRFNRIPAKVMKKTHENVIITSQNGAEAILNSFTKDEINFKNIFCVGRRTKKLIERRIGKVKHVAKNALKLAEYIAKETEIKEVSYFCSDLRLDVLPTYLQAHDIVVNEVEAYKTMLSPVKIADDVTGVLFYSPSGIESYLEENNTDKVAFCIGETTAVEARKHFQNVQVANMPDVESVLELVNTHFSN; from the coding sequence ATGCAAAAAGTAATTAGAATAGGAACTCGCGATAGCAAATTAGCGCTTTGGCAAGCTAATAAAGTACGCGAAAAATTAACAGAATTAGGCTACGAAACTGTAATTGTTCCTATAAAATCTATGGGAGACATCGTTTTAGATAAACCTTTGTATGAATTAGGAATTACTGGTGTTTTTACTAAAAATTTAGATATTGCAATGTTAAATGGCGATATTGATATTGCTGTACATTCTCTAAAAGATGTACCAACAGCTTTACCAGAAGGAATTGTGCAAGCTGCAGTTTTAAAAAGAGGAAATTACAACGATATTTTAGTTTTAAAAGACACTGAAGAATTTTTTGGACAACCAAATGGTATTATTGCCACTGGAAGTTTACGAAGAAAAGCAATGTGGTTAAATCGTTATCCAACCCATAAAGTTGAAGATTTAAGAGGAAACGTAAATACTCGTTTGCAAAAATTAGAAGATAGCGAAACTTGGAACGGAGCAGTTTTTGCAGCCGCAGGTTTAGAAAGATTAAAAATTAGACCAGAAACTTCAGTAGATTTATCTTGGATGATTTCTGCACCAGGTCAAGGTACAGTTATGATTGCAGCTTTAGAAAACGACGATTACGTTTTAGATGCTTGTGAACAATTAAATGACCACCAAACTAAAGTTTGTGTTGGTATTGAGCGTGAGTTTTTAAGATTGTTAGAAGGTGGTTGTACAGCACCAATTGGAGCTTTAGCCTATGTAGATGCAAGAACTGAAGAAATAAACTTTAAAGGTGTTTTATTAAAAAAAGACGGTTCTAAAAAACTGACAGTTAATAAAACTGCAAAATTAGGAAGTCATAAATTTTTAGCAAAAGACTGTGCAGATTACATTATAAATAGAGGTGGTAAAGAACTTATTTTAGAAGATATTGAAGGAGAGTCTTTAATCGAAAATAAAGTATATTCTACAAAGAAACTATCTGAAATTCAGAAGAAAACATTACCAAGTGCTATTGGTATAGAAGATAGCGATTTTATTAAGATTCGTTTTAATAGAATTCCTGCAAAAGTGATGAAAAAAACGCATGAAAATGTTATAATTACAAGTCAGAATGGAGCAGAAGCAATTTTAAATTCTTTCACAAAAGACGAAATTAATTTTAAGAATATTTTCTGCGTTGGTAGAAGAACAAAAAAATTAATTGAAAGAAGAATTGGAAAAGTAAAACACGTTGCAAAAAATGCTTTAAAATTAGCTGAATATATAGCTAAAGAAACTGAAATTAAAGAAGTTTCTTATTTCTGTAGTGACTTAAGATTAGATGTTTTACCAACGTATTTACAAGCGCATGATATTGTAGTGAATGAGGTAGAAGCGTACAAAACAATGTTAAGTCCAGTAAAAATTGCAGATGATGTTACTGGAGTTTTATTTTATAGTCCATCAGGAATCGAAAGTTATTTAGAAGAAAATAATACAGATAAAGTTGCTTTTTGTATTGGAGAAACTACAGCTGTTGAAGCAAGAAAACATTTCCAAAATGTTCAAGTTGCAAATATGCCAGATGTGGAAAGTGTTTTAGAATTAGTAAATACACATTTTTCTAACTAA
- the hemA gene encoding glutamyl-tRNA reductase — translation MKALGQEHFYNIGVSYKKADAEMRGKFSVSKENQVELLKSAKEKGVSGIFIISTCNRTEIFGFANRPCLLIELLCDFSEGTAKEFDNICNINKDQEAITHLFRMGTGLDSQILGDYEIVGQLRQSFKMAKAQKTTNAYLERLLNCVLQASKKVKNETKLSSGTTSVSYAAVQYIIKNLPDYNSKNILVFGLGKMGKHTCKNLAEYTQNKSVCLINRTEEKTTEFIKEHNSIRKSLIENLAEEVENTDVLIVSTGSDKPTITKEHISKNRELLILDLSMPENVAKDVTDYSDVSLVNVDELSKITDETLAVRLQEIPTAEAIIEIHKSEFNDWLNHRRFTPAIAALKKSLETIKKDEINFQKKKISNFDEDQAEILTSRFIQKITTQFVKHLKDEETSVTESLDVIQKVFQS, via the coding sequence ATGAAAGCATTAGGGCAAGAGCACTTTTACAATATTGGCGTAAGTTACAAGAAAGCAGATGCAGAAATGCGTGGTAAATTTTCTGTATCTAAAGAAAATCAGGTAGAACTTCTAAAATCTGCCAAAGAAAAAGGTGTTTCTGGTATTTTTATAATTTCTACATGTAACAGAACCGAAATATTTGGTTTTGCAAATAGACCTTGTTTACTAATTGAATTGTTGTGTGATTTCTCGGAAGGAACTGCAAAAGAATTCGACAATATTTGTAATATTAACAAGGATCAAGAAGCCATTACTCATTTATTTAGAATGGGAACTGGTTTAGATAGTCAAATTCTAGGAGATTATGAGATTGTTGGTCAATTAAGACAATCTTTTAAAATGGCAAAAGCGCAAAAAACTACAAATGCGTATTTAGAAAGACTTTTAAATTGTGTTTTACAAGCAAGTAAAAAAGTAAAGAACGAAACAAAATTAAGTTCAGGTACAACATCTGTTTCTTATGCTGCTGTTCAATATATCATTAAAAATTTACCAGATTATAATTCTAAAAATATTTTAGTTTTTGGTTTGGGTAAAATGGGAAAACATACTTGCAAGAACCTTGCAGAATACACGCAAAATAAATCTGTTTGTTTAATTAATAGAACTGAAGAAAAAACGACTGAATTTATTAAAGAACATAATTCAATAAGAAAATCTTTAATAGAAAATTTAGCAGAAGAGGTTGAAAATACAGATGTTTTAATAGTTTCTACAGGGTCAGATAAACCAACAATTACAAAAGAACATATTTCTAAAAACAGAGAATTATTGATTTTAGATTTATCGATGCCAGAAAATGTAGCCAAAGATGTTACAGATTATTCTGATGTTTCTTTAGTAAATGTAGATGAGCTTTCTAAAATTACAGATGAAACTTTAGCAGTTCGTTTACAAGAAATTCCTACTGCAGAAGCAATAATAGAAATTCATAAAAGTGAGTTTAACGATTGGTTAAATCACAGAAGATTTACTCCAGCAATTGCTGCGTTAAAAAAATCTTTAGAAACTATAAAGAAAGACGAAATAAACTTTCAGAAGAAAAAAATAAGCAATTTTGATGAAGATCAGGCAGAAATACTTACTTCTCGCTTCATTCAAAAAATTACAACACAATTTGTAAAACATCTAAAAGATGAAGAAACTTCTGTAACAGAAAGTTTAGATGTAATTCAAAAAGTGTTTCAATCTTAA
- a CDS encoding helix-turn-helix domain-containing protein: MFKNVGESTFEEIILDKGFYVLHFQNESKEVQNFEREINSTFIQIHFCLRGKSKFLFNDGSYSFDVLDNRSILLYNPQRTLPINLEIQPKTTLVSLLISIEKFHSLFSKESGYIPFLSDENSNKKYYDDTEIKPTVSIVLQQIINSNINSSIKDLYVKGKVYELLSLHFQHEENNDAEFCPFLVDEQNVIKIRKAKEIIISRMAEPPSLQELANEIGLSLKKLKDGFKQIYGDTVYSFLFDYKMEHSRRLLESNKYNVNEVGLQVGYSTASHFIAAFKKKFGTTPKKYVMSLNQ; encoded by the coding sequence ATGTTTAAAAATGTCGGAGAAAGTACTTTTGAAGAAATAATTCTTGATAAAGGTTTTTATGTGCTTCATTTTCAGAACGAAAGCAAAGAAGTTCAGAATTTCGAAAGAGAAATAAATAGCACTTTTATACAGATTCATTTTTGTTTACGAGGAAAATCTAAATTCTTATTTAATGACGGCTCCTATTCTTTCGATGTTTTAGATAACCGATCTATTTTACTATACAATCCACAGAGAACTTTACCAATTAATTTGGAAATTCAACCTAAAACAACATTGGTTTCTTTGTTAATTTCCATTGAAAAATTTCACTCATTATTTTCTAAAGAATCTGGCTATATTCCTTTTTTAAGTGATGAAAATAGTAATAAAAAATATTACGACGATACTGAAATAAAGCCAACTGTTTCTATTGTTTTACAACAAATTATAAACTCTAACATTAATAGTTCTATTAAAGATTTATATGTAAAAGGAAAGGTTTACGAATTGTTGAGTTTACATTTTCAGCATGAAGAAAATAATGATGCAGAATTTTGTCCTTTTTTGGTTGATGAGCAAAATGTTATAAAAATTAGAAAAGCGAAAGAAATTATTATATCAAGAATGGCAGAGCCACCAAGTTTGCAAGAATTAGCAAACGAAATTGGTTTAAGTCTAAAAAAACTTAAAGATGGTTTTAAGCAAATTTATGGAGACACAGTCTATAGTTTTTTGTTTGATTATAAAATGGAACACTCCAGAAGATTGTTAGAAAGCAACAAGTACAATGTAAATGAAGTTGGCTTACAGGTTGGTTATAGTACTGCAAGTCACTTTATTGCAGCTTTTAAAAAGAAATTTGGCACAACACCAAAGAAATATGTAATGAGCCTGAATCAGTAA
- a CDS encoding TrmH family RNA methyltransferase — MKQLTHYDIENKQKQFPITIVCDAIRTPENIGMCFRISESFGVEKIYFHENSPTIENRIVKKTARNTVNQIEHDTYSNFAEIINKLKAAGNTIIGIEITDKSINIQDFNFKNHEKIVLLLGSERNGIENIDLVDYTVSIPMFGRNSSMNVIHSLAISLYEVTNQFLTNNKQE; from the coding sequence TTGAAACAACTAACACATTACGATATCGAAAATAAGCAGAAACAATTTCCAATAACAATTGTTTGTGATGCGATTAGAACTCCAGAAAATATTGGAATGTGTTTTCGTATTTCCGAAAGTTTTGGAGTTGAAAAAATTTATTTTCACGAGAACTCACCAACAATAGAAAATAGAATTGTAAAGAAAACTGCGAGAAACACTGTCAACCAAATTGAACATGACACTTATTCTAATTTTGCTGAAATCATCAACAAATTAAAAGCAGCAGGCAATACAATTATTGGAATAGAAATTACTGATAAAAGCATAAATATTCAAGATTTTAATTTTAAAAATCATGAGAAAATCGTTTTACTTTTGGGAAGCGAAAGAAACGGAATTGAAAACATAGATTTAGTCGATTATACAGTTTCTATTCCTATGTTTGGTAGAAATTCGAGCATGAATGTAATTCATAGTTTAGCGATTTCGCTATATGAGGTAACGAATCAGTTTTTAACTAACAACAAGCAAGAATAA
- the hemH gene encoding ferrochelatase codes for MKGILLNNLGSPDSTETKDVKKYLDEFLMDERVIDIPYWKRYVLIKGIILNFRPKKSGAAYKKIWWDEGSPLVVISERFTEKVKQKVDIPVELAMRYGSMSMEKGIKNLVDKGVTEIFLAPLYPHYAMSSFETVVVKTEEILAEKYPDVKLDVLPPFYNEPDYIKAMSNNIANHLKDFDYDHILFSYHGIPERHIKKSDPTNSHCKLDGSCCERNSVAHHTCYRHQCFETTKEIAKSLNLKEGTYSNSFQSRLLKDPWLKPYTDFELEKFPSEGKKKLAVITPAFVADCLETLEEIAMEGKEEFLKFGGTDYKHIPCMNDNDDWVDVMVSWINEWEKS; via the coding sequence ATGAAAGGAATATTATTAAACAATTTAGGATCACCAGATTCAACAGAAACAAAAGACGTTAAAAAATATTTAGACGAATTTTTAATGGACGAACGTGTAATTGATATTCCTTATTGGAAACGTTACGTTTTAATAAAAGGAATTATTTTAAATTTCCGTCCAAAAAAATCTGGAGCTGCTTACAAGAAAATTTGGTGGGATGAAGGTTCTCCTTTAGTTGTAATTTCAGAAAGATTTACAGAAAAAGTAAAACAAAAAGTAGATATTCCTGTGGAATTGGCAATGCGTTATGGTTCTATGTCTATGGAAAAAGGAATCAAAAATTTGGTTGATAAAGGAGTTACAGAAATATTTTTAGCGCCTTTATACCCTCATTATGCAATGTCTTCTTTTGAAACTGTAGTTGTTAAGACTGAAGAAATTTTAGCGGAAAAATATCCTGATGTAAAATTAGATGTTTTACCACCTTTTTATAATGAACCAGATTATATAAAAGCGATGAGCAACAATATTGCGAATCATTTAAAAGATTTCGATTACGATCATATTTTGTTTTCTTATCATGGAATACCTGAAAGACATATTAAAAAATCTGATCCTACAAATAGTCATTGTAAATTAGATGGTTCTTGTTGTGAACGTAATTCGGTTGCACATCACACATGTTATAGACACCAATGTTTTGAGACTACAAAAGAAATTGCAAAATCCTTAAATTTGAAAGAAGGAACATATAGTAATTCTTTTCAATCGAGATTATTAAAAGATCCTTGGTTAAAACCTTATACAGATTTTGAGTTAGAGAAATTCCCATCAGAAGGAAAAAAGAAATTAGCAGTAATAACTCCTGCTTTTGTTGCAGATTGTCTAGAGACTTTAGAAGAAATTGCAATGGAAGGAAAAGAAGAGTTCTTAAAATTTGGAGGAACAGATTACAAACACATTCCTTGTATGAATGATAATGATGATTGGGTAGATGTTATGGTTTCTTGGATTAATGAATGGGAGAAATCGTAA
- a CDS encoding CopD family protein, with protein MDFLYVKALHIIFVVTWFAGLFYIPRLFIYQTEAENKLEPAKSILQTQYKLMTKRLWYIITWPSAILASIFAFWMLYQNPYYLSEPWMLVKLAFVLALYFYHGFCQNIYSKLQKDIVKYSAFKLRMFNEISTIILFAVVFLVTVKSAINWIWGVVGIILFGILMMLGIKLYKRIREKKSWDKAEKEVLESDETKNLEN; from the coding sequence ATGGATTTTCTATACGTAAAAGCATTACACATTATCTTTGTAGTTACCTGGTTTGCTGGTTTATTTTATATTCCGAGGTTATTTATTTATCAAACGGAAGCTGAAAATAAATTAGAACCTGCAAAATCTATTTTGCAAACGCAATATAAATTGATGACTAAAAGACTTTGGTATATTATTACTTGGCCATCAGCAATTTTAGCAAGTATTTTTGCTTTTTGGATGTTGTATCAAAATCCATATTATTTATCTGAACCTTGGATGTTGGTAAAATTAGCATTCGTTTTAGCATTGTATTTTTACCATGGTTTTTGCCAGAATATTTATAGCAAACTTCAAAAAGATATTGTAAAATATTCTGCTTTTAAATTGCGAATGTTTAATGAAATTTCTACGATAATTTTATTTGCTGTCGTTTTTTTAGTAACCGTAAAAAGCGCTATCAATTGGATTTGGGGAGTTGTTGGTATTATTCTTTTCGGAATTTTAATGATGTTGGGAATTAAATTGTACAAGAGAATTCGCGAGAAAAAATCTTGGGATAAAGCAGAAAAAGAGGTTTTAGAAAGTGATGAAACCAAAAATTTAGAGAATTAA
- the recR gene encoding recombination mediator RecR, with product MDFSSKLLENAVNEVSRLPGIGKRTALRLVLHLLKQPTDNTKYLSEALLHLRNDVKTCEKCHNISDTALCDICNNPKRNPEIVCVVEDIRDVMAIESTSQFNGLYHVLGGKISPIEGIGPQNLQIESLINKVENGEVKELIFALSSTMEGDTTNFYIFKQIEKFEITTSTIARGISVGDELEYADEVTLGRSIVNRIPFEQSIRG from the coding sequence ATGGATTTTTCATCAAAATTATTAGAAAATGCTGTAAATGAAGTTTCACGTTTGCCAGGAATTGGTAAAAGAACTGCATTGCGTTTGGTTTTGCACTTATTAAAACAGCCAACAGATAATACAAAATATTTGTCTGAAGCTTTATTACATTTAAGAAATGATGTGAAAACTTGTGAAAAATGCCACAATATTTCTGATACAGCTTTGTGTGATATTTGTAACAACCCAAAAAGAAACCCTGAAATTGTCTGTGTTGTTGAAGATATTAGAGATGTAATGGCAATTGAAAGTACGTCTCAATTTAATGGATTATACCATGTTTTGGGTGGTAAAATTTCTCCTATTGAAGGAATTGGTCCCCAAAATTTACAAATAGAATCGCTTATTAATAAAGTTGAAAACGGAGAAGTAAAAGAATTAATTTTTGCTTTAAGTTCAACTATGGAAGGAGATACCACGAATTTCTATATTTTTAAACAAATAGAAAAATTCGAGATTACAACATCTACAATTGCACGTGGAATTTCTGTAGGCGATGAATTAGAATATGCAGATGAAGTTACTTTAGGAAGATCTATTGTGAATAGAATTCCTTTTGAACAAAGTATTAGAGGTTAA